The following proteins are encoded in a genomic region of Fusarium oxysporum f. sp. lycopersici 4287 chromosome 1, whole genome shotgun sequence:
- a CDS encoding dolichyl-diphosphooligosaccharide-protein glycosyltransferase: protein MAVKTAKTEDVLAGVNGQNTRTLLRVIILLLIAGAAVSSRLFSVIRFESIIHEFDPWFNFRATKYLVANGFYKFWDWFDDRTWHPLGRVTGGTLYPGLMVTSGVIYHALRALTVPVDIRNICVLLAPAFSGLTAYAAYLLTNEMTTSSSAGLLAAVFMGIAPGYISRSVAGSYDNEAIAIFLLVLTFYLWVKALKLGSMLWGALCALSYAYMVASWGGYAFITCLLPVHAFVLICMGRYSDRLYVSYTTWYAIGTMASFQVPFVGFLCVKTNEHMPALGVFGLLQVIAFIVYVKSVIPGRQITTIVVAAGVATFFVGLAGLILLTSFGYIAPWGGRFYSLFDTGYAKIHIPIIASVSEHQPTAWPSFFFDLNFLIWLFPAGVYMCFQNLADEHVFIVVYALFASYFAGVMVRLMLTLTPVVCVAAAMAASQLLDTYLRVNQPEPTQAAQGEAVDGSKKAKGALRATAKPDVGIYTTLSKITVVAGMVIYLVMFVTHCTWVTSNAYSAPSVVLSSRRMDGSPVIIDDYREAYQWLRQNTGKDAKIMSWWDYGYQIGGMADRPTLVDNNTWNNTHIATVGKAMSSREEVSYPIMRQHEVDYVLVVFGGVLGYSGDDINKFLWMVRIAEGIWPDEVKERNFFTERGEYRVDAGATETMKNSLMYKMSYHNFNKTNSPGKIVDRVRGVKMPDTSPTLDVLEEAFTSENWLIRIYKVKDLDNVGRDHFEAGAFSRGQKKKKAVQKRGARVLRVD from the exons ATGGCGGTAAAGACGGCAAAAACCGAAGACGTCCTCGCCGGAGTGAACGGACAAAACACTAGGACTCTACTAAGAGtcatcattcttctcttGATCGCTGGCGCAGCTGTGTCCAGTCGCCTTTTTTCTGTGATAC GCTTCGAAAGTATTATTCACGAAT TCGATCCGTGGTTCAACTTCCGCGCGACAAAATACCTCGTCGCCAATGGATTTTACAAGTTTTGGGATTGGTTCGATGACAGGACATGGCATCCTCTTGGGCGGGTTACCGGAGGCACCCTCTATCCTGGTCTGATGGTGACAAGCGGCGTCATCTACCACGCTCTCCGCGCCCTTACGGTTCCCGTCGATATTCGAAACATTTGTGTCCTTCTCGCCCCAGCCTTCTCTGGACTGACAGCCTATGCTGCCTACCTACTTACCAATGAGATGACTACATCTTCATCCGCTGGTCTTCTTGCCGCAGTTTTCATGGGCATTGCACCGGGTTACATCTCTCGATCCGTGGCCGGTAGCTACGATAACGAGGCCATCGCCAttttccttcttgttctcacATTCTACCTCTGGGTCAAGGCTTTGAAGCTGGGCTCAATGCTGTGGGGTGCCCTTTGCGCGCTATCGTACGCCTACATGGTTGCGTCGTGGGGTGGATATGCTTTCATTACATGTCTACTGCCCGTCCATGCCTTCGTTCTCATCTGCATGGGTCGATACAGCGATCGCCTCTATGTCAGCTACACGACGTGGTACGCTATTGGTACCATGGCTAGTTTCCAGGTGCCTTTCGTCGGCTTCCTTTGTGTCAAGACCAATGAGCACATGCCCGCGCTTG GTGTTTTTGGCCTCCTTCAGGTGATTGCATTCATTGTTTACGTCAAGTCTGTTATCCCTGGACGACAAATCACAACCATCGTAGTTGCTGCTGGTGTCGCGACTTTCTTCGTCGGTCTCGCTGGCCTCATTCTTTTGACCTCATTTGGATACATCGCGCCCTGGGGCGGTCGATTCTATTCATTATTCGACACCGGCTATGCCAAGATTCACATTCCCATCATTGCTTCAGTCTCTGAGCATCAGCCTACCGCATGGCCCTCATTTTTCTTTGATCTTAACTTCCTCATCTGGCTCTTCCCTGCCGGTGTTTATATGTGTTTCCAGAACCTCGCGGATGAGCATGTATTCATTGTTGTCTATGCTCTGTTTGCAAGCTACTTTGCTGGTGTTATGGTCCGTCTGATGCTCACACTGACACCTGTTGTGTGTGTTGCCGCTGCCATGGCTGCCTCTCAGCTCCTCGACACCTATCTGCGGGTCAATCAGCCTGAGCCCACCCAGGCTGCACAAggagaggctgttgatggaTCCAAAAAGGCCAAGGGTGCCCTCCGAGCGACCGCAAAGCCCGACGTCGGTATTTACACTACCTTGTCCAAGATTACGGTTGTTGCCGGCATGGTCATCTACCTGGTCATGTTTGTTACTCACTGCACATGGGTCACCTCCAACGCCTACTCAGCACCCTCTGTTGTCCTGTCCAGCCGACGCATGGATGGCAGCCCGGTCATCATTGATGACTATCGGGAGGCCTATCAGTGGCTCCGACAGAACACCGGCAAAGACGCCAAGATCATGTCATGGTGGGACTATGGTTATCAGATTGGCGGTATGGCTGACCGACCAACGCTTGTTGACAACAACACCTGGAACAACACTCACATCGCTACTGTTGGCAAGGCCATGAGTTCTCGTGAAGAGGTCAGCTATCCCATCATGCGCCAGCACGAGGTTGACTATGTCCTCGTCGTCTTTGGTGGCGTTCTTGGCTACTCCggagatgatatcaacaagtTCCTCTGGATGGTTCGCATTGCGGAGGGCATCTGGCCCGATGAGGTTAAAGAGCGCAACTTCTTCACTGAACGCGGCGAATACAGAGTTGATGCCGGTGCTACCGAGACCATGAAGAACAGCTTGAT GTACAAGATGTCTTACCacaacttcaacaagacGAACTCCCCTGGAAAGATCGTTGATCGAGTCCGGGGTGTTAAAATGCCCGATACAAGCCCCACACTCGATGTATTGGAGGAAGCCTTCACCAGTGAGAATTGGCTCATCCGTATTTACAAGGTCAAGGATCTTGACAACGTTGGCCGTGATCATTTTGAAGCGGGTGCCTTTAGCCGtgggcagaagaagaagaaggcggtTCAAAAGCGAGGTGCCCGTGTTCTCCGTGTGGATTAG